From Achromobacter spanius, a single genomic window includes:
- a CDS encoding nitroreductase family protein, translating into MSNAYLEALKQRRTQYSLGRNLSASKEELTTLIQDAIKLSPSSFNSQSSRAVILFGAESDKLWNLATEEVRKVAPAEGFDKTEAKLKSFAAGVGTILFFEDQDVVRSLQEKFALYADNFPVWSEQSGGMAQLSVWTALANAGVGASLQHYNPLIDAAVAREWNVPAYWKLRAQMPFGSNEAGFGDKPFMDDAERFRVFG; encoded by the coding sequence ATGAGCAACGCATATCTCGAAGCGCTCAAGCAGCGCCGCACGCAGTATTCGCTGGGCCGCAACCTGTCGGCCTCCAAGGAAGAACTGACCACGCTGATCCAGGACGCGATCAAGCTCAGCCCGTCCTCCTTCAACTCGCAAAGCTCGCGCGCCGTGATCCTGTTTGGCGCCGAAAGCGACAAGCTCTGGAACCTGGCCACGGAAGAAGTGCGCAAGGTTGCGCCCGCCGAAGGTTTCGACAAGACCGAAGCCAAGCTCAAGAGCTTTGCCGCCGGCGTGGGCACGATCCTGTTCTTCGAAGACCAGGACGTGGTGCGCAGCCTTCAGGAAAAGTTTGCGCTGTACGCCGACAACTTCCCGGTCTGGTCCGAGCAATCGGGCGGCATGGCCCAGTTGTCCGTGTGGACCGCGCTGGCCAACGCTGGCGTCGGCGCCAGCCTGCAGCACTACAACCCGCTGATCGACGCCGCCGTCGCGCGCGAATGGAACGTTCCCGCCTACTGGAAGCTGCGCGCGCAGATGCCGTTTGGCTCGAACGAAGCCGGTTTCGGCGACAAGCCTTTCATGGACGACGCCGAGCGCTTCCGCGTGTTTGGCTGA
- a CDS encoding DUF3237 domain-containing protein, with protein MSGPDANNEALAPRLEHVTTVVVDVGAPQEVGDTPQGRRRVIPITGGTVEGPRLSGKVLPGGADFQIIRSATFTDIHARYVIETPAGERVYVENTGIRTGSAEDIARLARGEAVDPARIYFRSYPRFETSSPALGWMNESLFIGTGARYPDRVELRFYRIC; from the coding sequence ATGAGCGGCCCCGACGCCAATAACGAAGCCCTCGCGCCCCGGCTGGAACACGTGACCACCGTCGTGGTCGACGTGGGCGCGCCACAAGAAGTGGGCGACACGCCGCAGGGCCGGCGCCGCGTGATCCCGATCACCGGCGGCACGGTCGAAGGCCCGCGCCTCTCGGGCAAAGTGCTGCCCGGCGGCGCGGACTTTCAGATCATCCGCTCGGCCACGTTCACGGACATCCACGCGCGCTACGTGATCGAGACGCCCGCAGGCGAGCGCGTGTATGTCGAGAACACCGGCATCCGCACGGGCAGCGCCGAGGACATCGCGCGGCTGGCGCGCGGCGAAGCCGTCGACCCGGCACGCATCTACTTTCGCAGTTATCCCCGCTTTGAGACGTCGTCGCCCGCGCTCGGCTGGATGAACGAAAGCCTGTTCATCGGTACGGGTGCGCGCTATCCCGACCGCGTCGAACTGCGCTTCTATCGCATTTGCTGA
- a CDS encoding M81 family metallopeptidase, producing MKIFSGSLATETNTFSPIPTGLASYRARGYYPAGQHPDRMQMFSGPLWAARQRAAGKDWTLIEGLTAGATPAGVTTRHAYETLRDELLDDLRRAGKVDIALFGLHGAMVADGYDDCEGDLLRRAREIVGPGTVIGAELDPHCHLTDAMVESADFLVCFKEYPHTDILERAFDLVDLCVARAEGRINPTRAVYDCEMISIMHTSREPMRSFVDRLLAMEGKEGVLSVSIAHGFPWGDTPDMGSKVLVYTDGDAAQAEALARTLGEEIIGFRDQLAPPYPGADEALDQALAHKEFPVVLADSADNAGGGAPSDSTFILERVLARGITDVATGPFWDPVAVQLCFEAGEGAQIKLRIGGKVAPVSGQPLDLDCEILALKRDAVMTGLAGTPALLGDVAVVRTRGVTLVMTTLRTQAMGTDLFTQFGVDLAAMKLIIVKSSQHFYASYSKVGRHVIYVETPGAITNDLNTLPFVKRKLPKWPFKA from the coding sequence ATGAAAATCTTTTCCGGGTCCCTGGCGACCGAAACGAACACCTTTTCTCCCATCCCGACCGGCCTGGCCTCCTACCGGGCGCGCGGCTACTACCCCGCCGGCCAGCATCCGGACCGCATGCAGATGTTCTCGGGCCCGCTGTGGGCCGCGCGCCAGCGCGCCGCCGGCAAGGACTGGACGCTTATCGAAGGGCTGACGGCGGGCGCAACGCCGGCTGGCGTCACCACCCGCCACGCCTACGAGACGCTGCGCGACGAGCTGCTGGACGACCTGCGCCGCGCGGGCAAGGTCGACATCGCGCTCTTCGGCCTGCACGGCGCCATGGTCGCCGACGGCTACGACGACTGTGAAGGCGACCTGCTGCGCCGCGCGCGGGAGATCGTCGGCCCCGGCACCGTGATCGGCGCCGAACTGGACCCGCACTGCCACCTGACCGATGCGATGGTCGAGAGCGCCGACTTCCTGGTCTGTTTCAAGGAATACCCGCACACCGACATCCTGGAACGCGCGTTCGATCTGGTCGACCTGTGCGTGGCGCGCGCCGAAGGCCGCATCAACCCCACGCGCGCGGTCTACGACTGCGAGATGATTTCCATCATGCACACCAGCCGCGAGCCGATGCGCAGCTTCGTGGACCGCCTGCTCGCGATGGAAGGCAAGGAAGGCGTGCTGTCCGTGTCCATCGCGCACGGCTTTCCGTGGGGCGACACGCCGGACATGGGATCGAAGGTGCTGGTCTATACCGACGGCGACGCCGCGCAGGCCGAGGCGCTGGCGCGCACGCTGGGCGAGGAGATCATCGGCTTCCGCGACCAGCTTGCGCCGCCCTACCCCGGCGCGGACGAAGCGCTGGACCAGGCGCTGGCGCACAAGGAATTCCCCGTCGTGCTGGCCGACTCGGCGGACAACGCCGGCGGCGGCGCGCCCAGCGACTCCACCTTCATCCTGGAACGCGTGCTGGCGCGCGGCATCACCGACGTGGCCACCGGCCCGTTCTGGGATCCGGTTGCCGTGCAGCTGTGCTTTGAGGCCGGTGAAGGCGCGCAGATCAAGCTGCGCATCGGCGGCAAAGTGGCGCCGGTGTCCGGCCAGCCGCTGGACCTGGACTGCGAGATCCTGGCGCTCAAGCGCGACGCCGTCATGACCGGGCTGGCGGGCACGCCCGCGCTGCTGGGCGACGTGGCCGTCGTGCGGACCCGCGGCGTCACCCTCGTCATGACCACCCTGCGCACCCAGGCCATGGGCACGGACCTCTTCACGCAGTTCGGCGTGGACCTGGCCGCGATGAAACTCATCATCGTGAAGTCGTCGCAGCACTTCTACGCCTCGTACTCGAAGGTGGGCCGCCACGTCATCTACGTCGAGACGCCGGGCGCCATCACGAATGACCTCAACACGCTGCCGTTCGTGAAGCGCAAGCTGCCGAAATGGCCGTTCAAGGCCTGA
- a CDS encoding Bug family tripartite tricarboxylate transporter substrate binding protein — MQTMLRRLLGGLMLCLPLAAAAQFPNGPVRLNVGFPPGTGPDIVARTLSQHMGPILGESVVVENKVGAGGQIAAQTVARSPADGQTLLLGEVGSISISPATYRNLNYDPPRDFAPISEVVRADFVLVVPASSPYKDLAAFIDAAKKAPDRVNFATFGAGTPGHFGAELFAREAGLKIEAIHYRSTGDAVSGLVSGGVQAAFVTTALAAPQVQGGKLRALATTGAKRSPALADVPTFAEGGLPAVNFGAWFALFAPAGTPDAVLTRLQADSAAALRQPAAVKTLGDAGFVVVGSDRQALQALLTAESKRWADVVKATGFRAD, encoded by the coding sequence ATGCAAACGATGTTGCGCCGCCTGCTGGGCGGTTTGATGCTGTGCCTGCCGCTTGCGGCAGCCGCCCAGTTTCCCAATGGGCCTGTGCGCCTGAACGTGGGTTTTCCGCCCGGCACGGGGCCGGACATCGTCGCCCGCACCCTGTCCCAGCACATGGGGCCGATCCTGGGCGAAAGCGTGGTGGTGGAGAACAAGGTTGGCGCGGGCGGGCAGATCGCCGCGCAGACGGTCGCGCGCAGTCCGGCCGACGGCCAGACGCTGCTGCTGGGCGAAGTCGGCTCCATCAGCATTTCGCCCGCCACCTATCGCAACCTGAACTACGATCCGCCCCGCGACTTCGCGCCGATCTCCGAGGTGGTGCGTGCCGACTTCGTGCTGGTGGTGCCGGCCAGCTCGCCCTACAAGGACCTGGCGGCGTTCATCGATGCCGCGAAAAAGGCGCCGGACCGCGTGAACTTTGCCACCTTCGGCGCGGGCACGCCGGGCCATTTCGGCGCGGAGCTGTTTGCGCGCGAGGCGGGCCTGAAGATCGAAGCGATTCATTACCGTTCAACGGGCGATGCCGTGTCGGGATTGGTGTCCGGGGGCGTGCAGGCGGCCTTTGTGACGACGGCGCTGGCCGCGCCCCAGGTGCAGGGCGGCAAGCTGCGCGCGCTGGCCACCACCGGCGCGAAGCGCTCGCCCGCCTTGGCTGACGTGCCGACCTTCGCGGAGGGCGGCCTGCCGGCGGTCAACTTCGGCGCCTGGTTCGCGCTGTTTGCGCCGGCCGGCACGCCGGACGCCGTGCTGACCCGCTTGCAGGCCGACAGCGCCGCCGCGCTGCGCCAGCCGGCCGCCGTGAAGACGCTGGGCGACGCCGGATTCGTCGTCGTGGGCTCGGACCGGCAGGCGCTGCAGGCCCTGCTGACGGCGGAATCGAAGCGCTGGGCCGACGTGGTGAAGGCGACGGGGTTCCGCGCCGACTGA
- a CDS encoding NAD(P)/FAD-dependent oxidoreductase: protein MTAETLYDFAVVGAGIAGASVAYRLSASASVAVLERESQPGYHSTGRSAAMFMETYGTTQIKALTRASRAFYEHPPEGFCEHPLLSPRGVLYIATPDQKDLLQEVFEDFHRQSPNVTLIDAAQAAARVSCLREDQLCGAIEEPDARDIDVHALHQGFLRGMSRQGAVLHNNAELVRAAFENDVWTLTLADGRQIRARAVVNAAGAWADHTAALCGAAPVGLQPCRRTAFTFSGPQDVDFSHWPAVVGVDESYYFKPDAGQLLGSPANADPVDAHDVVPEELDVATGIYRIETATTLTIRRPKHTWAGLRSFVRDGDFVVGWDAAAPAFFWLAAQGGYGIQTAAATSELAAALLTRQPLPDHLHAHGVDADAVRPERLR, encoded by the coding sequence ATGACTGCTGAAACCCTATACGACTTTGCCGTGGTCGGCGCCGGGATCGCCGGCGCCTCCGTGGCCTACCGCCTGAGCGCCTCGGCGTCCGTGGCAGTGCTGGAGCGCGAATCCCAACCCGGTTATCACTCCACCGGCCGCTCCGCGGCCATGTTCATGGAGACCTACGGCACCACGCAGATCAAGGCGCTCACCCGCGCCAGCCGCGCGTTCTACGAGCATCCGCCGGAAGGCTTTTGCGAGCATCCGCTGCTCAGTCCGCGCGGCGTGCTGTACATCGCGACGCCCGATCAGAAGGACCTGCTGCAGGAAGTGTTCGAAGACTTCCACCGGCAGTCGCCCAACGTCACGCTGATCGACGCCGCGCAAGCGGCGGCCCGCGTGTCCTGCCTGCGCGAAGACCAGCTCTGCGGCGCGATCGAGGAACCGGACGCGCGCGACATCGACGTCCACGCGTTGCACCAGGGCTTTCTGCGCGGCATGAGCCGCCAGGGCGCGGTGCTGCACAACAACGCCGAACTGGTCCGCGCCGCGTTTGAAAACGACGTCTGGACGCTGACGCTGGCCGATGGCCGCCAGATTCGCGCGCGCGCCGTGGTCAACGCCGCGGGCGCGTGGGCCGATCACACGGCCGCCCTGTGCGGGGCCGCCCCCGTCGGCCTGCAACCCTGCCGCCGCACCGCCTTCACCTTCAGCGGTCCGCAAGACGTGGATTTCTCGCACTGGCCCGCCGTGGTCGGCGTGGACGAAAGCTATTACTTCAAGCCGGACGCCGGACAGCTTCTGGGCTCGCCCGCGAATGCCGACCCGGTTGACGCGCACGATGTCGTGCCCGAAGAGCTGGACGTCGCCACCGGCATCTACCGCATCGAAACCGCCACGACGCTGACCATCCGGCGTCCGAAGCACACCTGGGCGGGTCTGCGCTCGTTCGTGCGCGACGGCGATTTTGTGGTGGGCTGGGACGCGGCCGCGCCCGCCTTCTTCTGGCTGGCGGCGCAAGGCGGCTACGGCATTCAGACCGCAGCAGCCACGTCCGAACTGGCGGCCGCGCTGCTGACGCGCCAGCCCCTTCCCGATCACCTGCACGCGCACGGCGTCGATGCCGACGCCGTGCGGCCCGAGCGCCTGCGCTAA
- a CDS encoding flavin-dependent oxidoreductase produces MQIVIVGAGIGGLTLALMLHRRGIGCRIYESAQELRPLGVGINLLPHAVSEIEQLGLMPELAERAIETSQLHYYNKLGQPIWREPRGLQAGYPLPQFSVHRGEFQMLLAQAVRDRLGSDAIVPGMVLESASQDAGGVQAQFRRRADNAVQTVHGDILVGADGIHSALRRQLHPVGDDPRFSGRMLWRAVTEAPPYLDGRSMFMAGHQDQKFVCYPISEPLRKQGRSLINWIAELSIPGAELPATDWNRKVDKSVFADRFADWRWDWIDIPAIIDGAEAIYEFPLVDRDPLPRWTRGRITLLGDAAHPMYPIGSNGSAQAILDARCLADWLGEAERGKTRSAEIALLEYEAERLPRTAGIVLRNRLNGPEQVMQMAEERAPQGFANINDVISGEELAAVSLRYKQLAGFDPAALRLARGEKP; encoded by the coding sequence ATGCAAATCGTCATTGTCGGCGCCGGTATCGGCGGGCTGACCCTTGCGCTGATGCTGCATCGGCGCGGCATCGGCTGCCGCATCTATGAAAGCGCGCAGGAATTGCGGCCCTTGGGCGTGGGCATCAATCTGTTGCCGCATGCGGTCAGCGAGATTGAACAGCTGGGCCTCATGCCCGAGCTGGCCGAACGCGCCATCGAGACCTCGCAGCTTCACTACTACAACAAGCTTGGCCAGCCGATCTGGCGCGAGCCGCGCGGCCTGCAGGCCGGTTATCCGCTGCCGCAGTTTTCGGTGCATCGCGGCGAATTCCAGATGCTGCTGGCGCAGGCCGTGCGCGATCGGCTCGGCTCGGACGCCATCGTGCCGGGCATGGTGCTGGAATCGGCCAGCCAGGATGCGGGGGGCGTGCAAGCGCAGTTCCGTCGTCGCGCGGACAACGCGGTGCAGACCGTGCACGGCGACATCCTGGTGGGCGCTGACGGCATCCACTCGGCGCTGCGCCGCCAGCTGCATCCGGTGGGAGACGATCCCCGGTTTTCCGGGCGCATGCTGTGGCGCGCCGTGACCGAAGCGCCGCCCTATCTGGACGGGCGCAGCATGTTCATGGCGGGACACCAGGACCAGAAATTCGTCTGCTACCCCATCTCGGAACCGTTGCGCAAGCAAGGCCGCTCGCTCATCAATTGGATCGCCGAGCTGTCGATCCCCGGCGCGGAACTGCCCGCCACCGACTGGAATCGCAAGGTCGACAAGTCCGTCTTCGCGGACCGCTTTGCCGACTGGCGCTGGGACTGGATCGACATCCCTGCCATCATCGACGGCGCCGAGGCGATCTACGAATTTCCGCTGGTGGACCGCGACCCGTTGCCGCGCTGGACGCGCGGCCGCATCACGCTATTGGGCGACGCGGCGCATCCGATGTATCCCATTGGCTCCAACGGATCCGCCCAGGCAATCCTGGACGCACGCTGCCTGGCCGACTGGCTCGGCGAGGCCGAGCGTGGCAAGACGCGCTCGGCAGAGATCGCGCTGCTGGAGTACGAGGCCGAACGCCTGCCGCGCACCGCCGGCATCGTGCTGCGCAACCGTTTAAACGGTCCCGAGCAGGTGATGCAGATGGCCGAGGAACGCGCGCCGCAAGGCTTCGCGAACATCAACGACGTGATATCGGGCGAAGAGCTGGCGGCGGTGTCGCTGCGCTACAAGCAGTTGGCGGGCTTTGATCCCGCGGCGCTGCGCCTTGCCCGCGGAGAAAAGCCATGA
- a CDS encoding MarR family winged helix-turn-helix transcriptional regulator gives MSRASAPRPRRPAARGEHFDPHVPGIQYGALDDLVGYAIRRAQILIYEDFLAALAPWDITPQRYSALTLIAANESLKLTDLARILGIARSGAVQIVNQLQELGYVERQEAERDRRAYALAMTPAGHDALAAITEAVQAHDARISGKLGAADRRKLIGLLGKLG, from the coding sequence ATGTCCAGAGCCTCCGCACCACGCCCTCGCCGCCCTGCTGCCCGCGGCGAACACTTCGATCCGCATGTGCCCGGCATTCAGTACGGGGCGCTGGACGATCTGGTCGGCTACGCCATCCGCCGCGCGCAGATCCTGATCTACGAAGACTTCCTGGCCGCGCTGGCGCCGTGGGACATCACGCCGCAGCGCTACTCGGCGCTGACGCTGATCGCCGCGAACGAAAGCCTCAAGCTCACCGACCTGGCCCGCATCCTGGGCATCGCGCGTTCCGGCGCGGTGCAGATCGTCAACCAGCTGCAGGAACTGGGCTACGTGGAGCGTCAGGAGGCCGAACGCGACCGGCGCGCCTACGCGCTGGCCATGACGCCGGCCGGCCACGACGCACTGGCCGCCATCACGGAAGCCGTGCAGGCGCACGACGCGCGCATCAGCGGAAAACTGGGCGCGGCGGATCGCCGCAAGCTGATCGGGTTGCTGGGCAAGCTGGGGTAA
- a CDS encoding LysR substrate-binding domain-containing protein, with the protein MQLRHLRYFVKIVEAGSFSRAAALIPVAQPALSQQIAALEEELGVTLLHRSARGARPTAAGAALYTEAASILSRMERIPQIVRSLSGDIQGVVRIGMSSTLASFLAGELMEKCRTALPKISLRFSSDASGQLGARIRDSSLDLALVFEDEPTTGLARQALFRQRLFVISPRKPGRRPSAMRFEQLADMPLILPAHPNMTRNLLDRLFSEAGIAPQVVAETEVFSGMLSAVQAGIGHTILPLGDFSGQPGNAMVSAVLIEPPVYLTAAVIASNDVPLAPPAEAVRTLLSEFVMQHVQERGLAGAEPLPS; encoded by the coding sequence GTGCAGCTGCGCCATCTCCGGTACTTCGTGAAGATCGTTGAGGCGGGCAGTTTTTCCCGCGCGGCGGCGCTCATTCCGGTGGCGCAGCCCGCGCTCAGCCAGCAGATCGCGGCACTGGAAGAAGAACTGGGCGTGACGCTGCTGCATCGCAGCGCGCGAGGCGCGCGTCCCACGGCCGCGGGCGCCGCGCTCTACACGGAAGCCGCTTCCATCCTGAGCCGCATGGAGCGCATCCCGCAGATCGTGCGCTCGCTCAGCGGCGACATCCAAGGCGTCGTGCGCATCGGCATGTCGTCCACGCTGGCGTCGTTTCTGGCCGGCGAACTGATGGAAAAGTGCCGCACGGCGCTGCCCAAGATCAGCCTGCGCTTCAGTAGCGACGCCAGCGGCCAGCTGGGCGCCCGCATCCGCGACAGCTCGCTCGACCTGGCGCTGGTGTTCGAAGACGAACCGACCACGGGTCTCGCGCGCCAAGCGCTGTTCCGGCAACGGCTGTTCGTGATCAGCCCGCGCAAACCCGGGCGCCGGCCGTCGGCCATGCGCTTCGAGCAACTGGCCGACATGCCGCTCATCCTGCCCGCGCATCCCAACATGACCCGCAACCTGCTGGACCGGCTGTTTTCCGAGGCCGGCATCGCGCCGCAGGTGGTGGCGGAAACCGAGGTCTTTTCCGGCATGCTGTCGGCCGTGCAGGCGGGCATTGGCCACACCATCCTGCCGCTGGGCGACTTCTCGGGCCAGCCGGGCAACGCGATGGTGTCGGCCGTGCTGATCGAACCGCCCGTCTATCTGACGGCGGCGGTCATTGCATCCAACGACGTGCCGCTGGCCCCGCCCGCCGAAGCGGTGCGCACCCTGCTCAGCGAGTTCGTGATGCAGCACGTGCAGGAAAGGGGACTGGCCGGCGCGGAGCCGCTGCCTTCCTGA
- a CDS encoding RidA family protein translates to MTAITRYPSPLPMPFSRATQAGGFLFLSGQIPLDADGQVVRGDITAQTHAAIERIKETLAMAGASLKDVVRVTVWLTDLALFAQFNEAYRSHFPSDFPSRSTVEAKLALDVDVEIEVQAWLGDAQAKGPAAA, encoded by the coding sequence ATGACCGCCATCACCCGTTACCCCAGCCCCCTGCCCATGCCCTTCTCGCGCGCCACCCAGGCGGGCGGCTTCCTGTTCCTGTCCGGCCAGATCCCGCTGGACGCCGACGGCCAGGTCGTGCGCGGCGACATCACCGCCCAGACCCACGCCGCCATCGAGCGCATCAAGGAAACGCTGGCCATGGCCGGCGCCAGCCTCAAGGACGTGGTGCGCGTAACCGTGTGGCTGACCGATCTGGCGTTGTTCGCGCAGTTCAACGAGGCCTACCGCAGCCATTTCCCGTCCGATTTCCCCTCGCGCTCCACCGTCGAGGCCAAGCTGGCCTTGGACGTGGACGTCGAGATCGAAGTGCAGGCATGGCTGGGCGACGCCCAGGCCAAGGGCCCCGCGGCCGCCTGA
- a CDS encoding VOC family protein: MQTNEIHRGRLIDHIQLVVRDLPASQRFYQAVFDALEVPMGGTADDYFWADELFVSSADSQAALGQLTGRHHLAFQARDQAMVDAFYKAALAHGGKDNGAPGFREYHPGYYGAFVLDPDGNNIEAVFHGQAQRSAPSVTVTF, from the coding sequence ATGCAGACTAACGAGATTCATCGCGGCCGCCTGATCGATCACATCCAGCTCGTCGTGCGCGACCTGCCGGCCAGCCAGCGTTTCTACCAGGCGGTGTTCGATGCCCTGGAGGTGCCAATGGGCGGCACGGCCGATGATTATTTCTGGGCGGACGAGCTCTTTGTCTCGTCGGCCGACAGCCAGGCCGCGCTGGGCCAATTGACGGGACGCCACCATCTTGCGTTCCAGGCGCGCGATCAGGCGATGGTCGACGCGTTCTACAAGGCGGCGCTGGCCCACGGCGGCAAGGACAACGGCGCGCCGGGGTTTCGCGAATATCACCCCGGCTACTACGGCGCCTTCGTGCTGGATCCGGACGGCAACAACATCGAAGCCGTGTTCCATGGCCAAGCCCAGCGCAGCGCGCCGTCGGTCACCGTGACGTTCTGA
- a CDS encoding ABC transporter substrate-binding protein, producing the protein MIRRFSLLGAAALLAMSAATGALAQTKTLRLVPHADLKTLDPLFNTAYITRNHGYMVFDTLFAQDSKGQVKPQMVDTWTTSEDGKTWTFTLRPGLKFNDGTPVTAEDCIASIQRWAKKDTLGQAMMAAGAEFAATNENTFTLTLKEPFGLVLDALSKPSGMPPFIMPKRLAATDPNTQVTEMVGSGPFLFKRDEWVPGNKVVYVKNPAYVPRSEAPDGLAGGKNVKVDRVEWIYIPDGNTSTAALMNGEVDMIEQVTPDFLPVLETNPDITLSTSVASQGMVILNSLHPPFNNPLARQAVYYLVSQKEMLTAMGYPDKYRVDYCATMYICGSPLATDAGAAPYAKTDPARAKQLLQEAGYKGEKVVLLYPTDHLSAPAVMVLAQNLKKAGVNVDLQSMDWASLAGRRLKKDPPAQGGWNIFLTWGGYFDASTPVTNPWLSAACGNSLPGWPCDKELDTLRTSWIRETDAAKRKDLAAQIQARAYQTVPYVMWGEFKPVFAVRGLKQTDLIKSGIPVMWNIEKP; encoded by the coding sequence ATGATCAGACGTTTCAGCCTGCTGGGAGCCGCCGCGCTCCTGGCCATGAGCGCCGCGACCGGCGCGCTCGCCCAGACCAAGACGCTGCGGCTGGTGCCGCACGCGGACCTGAAGACGCTGGACCCGCTCTTCAACACCGCCTACATCACGCGCAACCACGGCTACATGGTGTTCGACACCCTGTTCGCCCAGGACAGCAAGGGCCAGGTCAAACCGCAGATGGTGGATACCTGGACCACGTCCGAAGACGGCAAGACCTGGACCTTCACGCTGCGTCCCGGCCTGAAGTTCAACGACGGTACGCCGGTGACGGCCGAGGACTGCATCGCGTCGATCCAGCGCTGGGCAAAGAAGGACACGCTCGGCCAGGCCATGATGGCGGCCGGCGCTGAATTCGCCGCCACCAACGAGAACACGTTCACGCTGACGCTGAAGGAGCCCTTTGGCCTGGTGCTGGACGCGCTGTCCAAGCCCTCGGGCATGCCGCCCTTCATCATGCCCAAGCGGCTGGCCGCCACCGATCCGAACACCCAGGTCACCGAAATGGTCGGCTCGGGCCCGTTCCTCTTCAAGCGCGATGAATGGGTGCCCGGCAACAAGGTCGTCTACGTGAAGAACCCGGCCTACGTGCCGCGCTCCGAAGCGCCGGACGGCCTGGCGGGCGGCAAGAACGTCAAGGTGGACCGCGTGGAGTGGATCTACATCCCCGACGGCAACACCTCGACGGCCGCCCTGATGAACGGCGAGGTCGACATGATCGAACAGGTCACGCCCGACTTCCTGCCGGTGCTGGAAACCAATCCGGACATCACGCTGAGCACCTCGGTTGCCTCGCAAGGCATGGTGATCCTGAATTCGCTGCATCCGCCGTTCAACAACCCGCTCGCGCGCCAGGCGGTGTATTACCTGGTCAGCCAGAAGGAAATGCTGACCGCGATGGGCTATCCGGACAAGTACCGCGTGGACTACTGCGCCACGATGTACATCTGCGGTTCGCCCCTGGCGACGGACGCGGGCGCCGCGCCCTACGCCAAGACCGATCCCGCGCGCGCCAAACAGCTGCTGCAGGAAGCCGGCTACAAGGGCGAGAAGGTGGTGCTGCTGTACCCCACCGATCACCTGAGCGCCCCCGCCGTCATGGTGCTGGCCCAGAACCTGAAGAAGGCTGGCGTGAACGTGGACCTGCAATCGATGGACTGGGCCTCGCTGGCCGGCCGCCGCCTGAAGAAGGATCCGCCCGCCCAAGGCGGCTGGAACATCTTCCTGACCTGGGGCGGCTACTTCGACGCCAGCACGCCGGTGACCAACCCCTGGCTGTCCGCCGCCTGCGGCAACAGCCTGCCGGGCTGGCCGTGCGACAAGGAACTGGACACCCTGCGCACCAGCTGGATCCGCGAGACCGACGCCGCCAAGCGCAAGGACCTTGCCGCGCAGATCCAGGCGCGCGCCTACCAGACGGTGCCGTACGTGATGTGGGGCGAGTTCAAACCCGTCTTCGCGGTGCGCGGCTTGAAGCAGACCGATCTGATCAAGTCCGGCATTCCGGTGATGTGGAACATCGAGAAACCGTAA